A region from the Nonlabens sp. YIK11 genome encodes:
- a CDS encoding peptidoglycan DD-metalloendopeptidase family protein — protein MSNRLSFFRRNIVSLTVIGCITAAVLTYFYKPEYFDFIVQPSARSLYERCLKKYPDQLERWNRLSKMAINDSILIGDSYSEIATSTDQNSFAAGYVVHIAQGESLLATISIDSIQPSWILEAYNNNGVLLESAIANDSTLSLHIKNGEAQSLKIVVQSFLNVTDTVQLKIYKQPLLEFPLAGKGNNAIQSFWGVARDGGRRSHEGNDIFADRGHPVIAAADGRISSVRDRGLGGKQIWLRDNLTNSSHYYAHLDSQLVTSGQRVSRGDTIGLVGNTGNARTTPPHLHFGIYKTGGAVDPKPYIWQVPIPENSQTLPLSPLAIGSGTGANLRSQPDANGGLIRNIQNDTLTILGNSNDWYHIRTADSLAGFAHKSVIKLIAK, from the coding sequence TTGAGCAATAGGTTGTCGTTCTTTCGTAGAAATATTGTTTCCTTAACGGTCATAGGCTGCATCACTGCAGCAGTACTGACCTATTTCTACAAGCCAGAATATTTTGATTTTATCGTCCAGCCATCCGCGCGCAGCCTGTATGAGCGCTGTTTGAAAAAATATCCAGATCAACTCGAACGTTGGAATAGATTGAGTAAAATGGCGATCAATGATAGCATTTTGATTGGTGATAGCTATAGCGAAATTGCAACATCTACCGATCAAAACTCATTTGCCGCTGGATATGTGGTACATATCGCTCAAGGCGAAAGTTTGCTCGCCACCATCTCCATCGATAGCATCCAGCCATCTTGGATTCTAGAAGCCTATAACAATAATGGAGTATTACTTGAAAGCGCCATAGCAAACGACTCTACTTTAAGTCTCCATATTAAAAATGGCGAGGCACAAAGCTTGAAAATTGTTGTTCAGTCCTTTTTAAATGTCACTGATACTGTTCAGCTAAAAATTTATAAGCAACCCTTATTAGAATTCCCACTGGCTGGCAAAGGAAATAATGCGATCCAGTCCTTTTGGGGTGTGGCTCGTGATGGTGGTCGCAGGTCCCATGAAGGAAACGATATTTTTGCAGACCGCGGCCATCCAGTTATAGCGGCAGCAGATGGCAGGATAAGTTCTGTGCGAGATCGTGGTCTTGGCGGTAAGCAAATCTGGTTGCGGGACAATCTTACCAACTCCAGTCACTACTATGCTCATCTAGATTCACAACTCGTTACTTCTGGACAACGAGTTTCTAGAGGCGATACCATTGGGCTGGTAGGCAATACTGGTAATGCGAGAACCACACCACCGCATTTACATTTTGGTATATATAAAACTGGTGGCGCTGTCGATCCCAAACCCTATATCTGGCAAGTTCCCATTCCTGAAAATTCCCAAACCTTACCTCTAAGTCCTCTAGCCATAGGTTCTGGAACCGGTGCTAACCTGCGATCTCAACCTGATGCTAATGGCGGACTGATTCGCAATATCCAAAATGACACGTTGACCATTTTGGGAAACAGCAACGACTGGTATCATATACGAACCGCAGATAGTCTAGCCGGGTTCGCTCATAAATCTGTAATTAAATTGATTGCAAAATGA
- the radA gene encoding DNA repair protein RadA produces the protein MAKTKTTFFCQNCGAQHARWQGQCTACKEWNTLVEEVVEKSTKKDWSQSVDESTLSRKRTQKPQRISQIDATESPRMDTTNAEFNRVLGGGLVPGSVTLLGGEPGIGKSTLLLQLCLNLPFKTLYVSGEESAQQIKMRAERIKKDVDNCYILTETKTQNIFRQVAENQPNALIIDSIQTLQTDHIESTAGSVSQIRECTGELIKFAKETNTPVILIGHITKDGNIAGPKVLEHMVDTVLQFEGDRNHTYRILRALKNRFGSTHEIGIYEMLGHGLREVTNPSELLISQRGSSLSGTAIAATMEGMRPLIIEVQALVSTAVYGTPQRSATGYNLKRLNMILAVLEKRAGFKLGQKDVFLNITGGINVDDPAIDLAVVVAVLSSNFDIEISSQHCFSAEVGLGGEIRPVSRLEQRVNEASKLGFEKIFVAPSKTALKDKGTQIQAVSRIEELVKYLFA, from the coding sequence ATGGCCAAGACCAAAACCACATTCTTTTGTCAAAATTGCGGCGCGCAGCACGCTCGCTGGCAAGGCCAGTGCACGGCCTGCAAGGAATGGAACACGCTGGTAGAAGAGGTCGTTGAGAAATCTACTAAGAAAGACTGGTCGCAAAGTGTGGATGAGAGTACGCTTTCGCGAAAGCGCACTCAAAAACCACAGCGCATCTCTCAAATTGATGCGACTGAAAGTCCACGCATGGACACCACAAATGCCGAATTCAACCGGGTTCTAGGCGGTGGACTCGTGCCGGGATCTGTCACGCTACTAGGTGGAGAGCCGGGAATTGGGAAGTCTACCCTATTGTTACAACTTTGCTTGAACCTGCCTTTTAAAACACTGTATGTTTCTGGAGAGGAAAGTGCACAGCAAATCAAGATGCGGGCAGAGCGCATCAAAAAAGACGTTGACAATTGCTACATCCTAACCGAAACCAAGACGCAAAACATATTTCGTCAGGTGGCAGAAAATCAGCCTAATGCGTTGATCATCGACTCCATTCAAACGCTGCAAACTGATCATATTGAAAGCACCGCTGGTAGCGTTTCACAAATACGGGAATGCACTGGCGAACTGATCAAGTTTGCTAAGGAAACCAACACACCGGTTATTCTGATAGGACATATCACTAAAGACGGAAACATCGCAGGACCCAAAGTCCTAGAACACATGGTGGATACAGTGCTTCAATTTGAGGGCGATCGCAACCATACCTACAGAATTTTGCGGGCACTTAAAAACCGTTTTGGCTCTACCCATGAAATAGGAATCTATGAAATGTTGGGACATGGCCTGCGTGAAGTGACTAATCCCAGCGAGCTGTTGATTTCTCAGCGTGGTTCCAGTTTGAGCGGTACGGCAATTGCTGCCACGATGGAAGGCATGAGACCGCTAATTATTGAGGTGCAGGCTCTAGTGAGTACTGCCGTATATGGCACGCCACAGCGCAGTGCCACTGGTTATAACTTGAAACGTCTCAATATGATTCTGGCGGTGTTGGAAAAGAGAGCCGGTTTCAAATTGGGTCAAAAAGACGTTTTCCTCAACATTACTGGTGGTATCAATGTAGACGATCCTGCGATTGATCTCGCGGTAGTGGTTGCCGTGCTGTCCTCTAATTTTGACATTGAAATCTCCTCGCAACATTGCTTTAGTGCAGAAGTTGGTTTAGGTGGTGAGATACGACCCGTCAGCCGCTTGGAGCAACGCGTTAATGAAGCATCAAAATTGGGCTTTGAAAAGATTTTTGTAGCACCATCAAAGACCGCTTTAAAGGACAAGGGAACGCAAATCCAGGCCGTTTCTCGTATTGAAGAACTTGTAAAATATTTATTTGCTTAG
- a CDS encoding TlpA family protein disulfide reductase, which produces MKNLLFLTLLALMVSCKKEPQKPLRYADVDTSSKDVLHLSDPDDYYYSLEDLIEASQGKLVYVNFWASYEFGFKESMRALEKLEKEMPKEDFKIINICLDAAMRPFEEHLTITTLEHNYIARGFEDSNFAEEYDFVALPRFMLYDRKGKLIDNDAMAPTNENLESTLQLLIEQ; this is translated from the coding sequence ATGAAAAATCTATTGTTTTTGACCTTGTTAGCTTTAATGGTTTCCTGTAAAAAAGAACCACAAAAACCCTTGCGATATGCAGATGTAGACACCTCATCAAAAGATGTTCTACACTTATCAGATCCTGACGATTATTACTACTCGTTGGAAGATCTTATAGAAGCCAGTCAAGGTAAATTGGTTTATGTGAACTTTTGGGCCAGTTATGAGTTTGGATTTAAAGAGTCCATGCGAGCGCTTGAGAAATTGGAAAAAGAGATGCCAAAAGAAGACTTTAAAATCATAAACATCTGTCTGGACGCTGCCATGCGACCATTTGAGGAGCATTTAACGATCACTACACTAGAGCACAATTATATAGCGCGAGGTTTTGAAGATTCTAATTTTGCCGAAGAGTATGACTTTGTCGCACTACCACGTTTCATGCTTTATGACAGAAAAGGTAAGCTCATCGATAACGACGCTATGGCGCCTACCAATGAAAACCTAGAGTCTACGCTTCAACTACTCATTGAGCAATAG